In Gossypium hirsutum isolate 1008001.06 chromosome D06, Gossypium_hirsutum_v2.1, whole genome shotgun sequence, one genomic interval encodes:
- the LOC107901362 gene encoding uncharacterized protein, with product MVYSYTPTYYSTIHDSITSLCKTILPFSFKKRRLPAAELRLSKLQSDNLKWQQDSFHQILNLMGLHKEGILGEAEVTAFRTHLLDTLIASPPELEQPVILRDKLLFLQELLYAKCISEEEYHSSKRPLLQRLAVQGAEIETRDLVVANLKDSKENQEEEWSVIDLKDDRDNVLHSNNKSKNNSAMNQIKGAASVFGFGSSQKPSKNRSEKSIFDVDSKPSSSAFMEGKESETKSILMQEEAFPTESVKENGSAKRKPFKTLFHREQREGHNNGPGSEEKASKSAKKQWGFDGFKKWRRNDSEDETAPLPLNERSDSEAFMGSCQLVATPIGEGPDTKQIKRKLLANGAPSDFFIDKVVGDKIKKELSRIQSELSTTNPNLKFSDDQIEAISTTLPVDKADLKKFFPKSWCDRYGEVVLDVVKKEFREHVGEMENMRNVTRQKLKNNSRRWTTFDDDNENCHPNLFDNKNPNPESAVFQDHNPFWNQRRGSSSFLG from the exons ATGGTGTACAGTTATACCCCAACATACTACTCCACCATCCATGATTCCATCACTTCACTTTGCAAGACAATCCTCCCTTTCTCCTTCAAGAAAAGAAGACTGCCTGCTGCTGAACTCAGGCTTTCCAAGCTTCAATCTGATAATCTGAAATGGCAGCAGGATTCATTTCACCAGATACTCAATCTCATGGGTCTGCATAAAGAAGGGATTTTGGGTGAAGCTGAGGTTACTGCTTTTAGAACTCATTTGCTTGACACGCTCATTGCTTCTCCACCTGAACTTGAACAGCCTGTTATCTTGAGAGATAAACTGCTCTTCTTGCAG GAACTGCTTTATGCAAAATGTATATCTGAGGAGGAGTACCATTCTTCAAAAAGGCCTTTGTTGCAGCGGTTAGCAGTACAAGGAGCTGAAATCGAGACCAGAGATTTGGTCGTTGCGAATCTGAAAGATTCGAAAGAGAATCAAGAAGAAGAATGGTCTGTGATTGACTTGAAGGATGATAGAGACAATGTGTTGCATTCCAATAATAAATCGAAGAACAACTCTGCCATGAATCAGATCAAAGGAGCAGCCTCGGTTTTCGGGTTCGGATCATCCCAGAAGCCAAGTAAAAACAGATCAGAAAAGAGCATTTTCGATGTGGATTCAAAACCATCATCATCAGCCTTTATGGAGGGTAAGGAAAGTGAAACAAAATCGATTCTAATGCAAGAAGAAGCATTCCCGACCGAGTCTGTGAAGGAGAATGGTAGCGCAAAGAGAAAACCATTTAAAACCCTGTTTCATAGAGAGCAAAGAGAGGGGCATAATAATGGCCCTGGTTCAGAGGAGAAAGCATCAAAATCAGCAAAGAAACAATGGGGTTTTGATGGTTTCAAGAAATGGAGGAGAAATGATTCAGAGGATGAGACAGCTCCTTTGCCTCTCAACGAAAGATCAGATAGTGAAGCATTCATGGGGTCATGCCAACTTGTCGCAACTCCCATTGGAGAGGGACCAGACACGAAACAGATTAAGAGGAAGCTGCTTGCAAATGGAGCTCCATCGGATTTCTTCATCGATAAG GTAGTAGGAGACAAAATAAAGAAGGAGCTATCACGAATTCAATCAGAGCTCTCCACCACAAACCCCAATCTTAAATTTTC GGATGATCAAATTGAAGCAATTTCCACAACCCTTCCTGTGGACAAGGCTGACCTCAAAAAGTTCTTTCCCAA GTCGTGGTGTGATAGATATGGAGAGGTAGTTCTAGATGTGGTGAAGAAAGAATTCAGGGAGCATGTAGGAGAGATGGAAAACATGAGAAATGTTACCAGACAGAAGCTTAAAAACAACTCAAGGCGATGGACTACTTTTGATGATGATAATGAGAATTGTCACCCAAATCTCTTTGATAATAAAAACCCAAATCCTGAATCAGCTGTCTTCCAAGATCATAACCCCTTTTGGAACCAAAGGCGTGGCTCTTCTTCTTTCCTGGGTTAA
- the LOC107901360 gene encoding uncharacterized protein isoform X2 yields the protein MEDYPAEILVKSTDHSGPVSNVVQSPLEESALICSMGTRFSSIDSETGIPAESSSAASQNSSVEGGSRDVETSHCRKCLTENTELVASQVDAGYNRGESHKESSTSASTPFIEQQSSDPVSENLSTNVGAVRFENANKGVSEVCPEPSILSPQGLEDSNLHRIPVENESGEVTTVTNSGFASAPHASEPETSHSIGGESIIEVMPSGLGFLLSNRERSQGDGSVLHVDLVSLSSNILSGGTADTSNRESRRNSRRMFSDAFSRRSSRRVNNSQSIFLSTDDNNDPGFDNRWLLDFDGDFFYDGAAGDSGYLSSRIHRLNERRRHSRLENWLRLHGGHDENHRRTTFCPSGIHPDGTCSCDSSLMTDEPSARVSISRIVMLAEALFEVLHRQPVSLSLSMVSPPAPESVVDSFPLRSHNRKANVAEDGDAVEQCHICLGEYEEGDQIRILPCQHEFHMSCVDKWLKEIHGVCPLCRGDVRHGGGESSVSNSEIPSL from the exons ATGGAAGATTATCCAGCTGAAATTCTGGTGAAGTCGACAGATCACTCTGGTCCAGTTAGCAACGTTGTCCAAAGTCCCTTGGAGGAATCTGCTTTGATATGCAGTATGGGAACAAGATTTAGCAGCATAGATAGTGAAACTGGAATTCCAGCTGAAAGCAGTTCTGCAGCCAGTCAGAATTCCTCTGTTGAAGGTGGTTCTAGAGATGTAGAAACTAGTCATTGCAGGAAATGCTTGACTGAAAATACAGAGTTAGTTGCTTCTCAGGTAGATGCTGGTTATAATCGCGGTGAATCTCATAAGGAGAGTAGTACTTCAGCTAGCACTCCCTTTATAGAACAACAGTCCTCGGATCCTGTCTCAGAAAATCTTTCGACTAATGTGGGTGCAGTCAGATTTGAAAATGCAAACAAGGGTGTGTCTGAGGTCTGTCCTGAGCCAAGTATTTTGTCTCCTCAAGGGCTTGAAGATTCAAATTTGCACAGGATACCTGTTGAGAATGAGTCGGGTGAAGTAACAACAGTAACTAACTCTGGTTTTGCTTCTGCTCCTCATGCCTCAGAACCGGAGACTTCTCACTCCATCGGAGGTGAATCCATTATAGAAGTGATGCCTTCAGGTTTAGGATTTCTCCTATCTAATAGGGAGAGGAGCCAGGGAGATGGAAGTGTTCTTCATGTTGATCTCGTGAGTCTCTCTTCCAATATTTTATCGGGTGGCACCGCTGATACAAGTAATCGTGAATCCAGGAGGAATAGCAGAAGAATGTTTTCGGATGCTTTTTCGAGACGCAGTTCCAGAAGAGTTAATAATTCCCAGTCCATTTTTCTTTCAACAGATGATAATAATGATCCAGGATTTGATAACAGATGGCTCCTTGATTTCGATGGTGATTTCTTTTATGACGGGGCTGCAGGTGATTCTGGTTACCTCAGCAGTAGAATTCATAGATTAAATGAACGAAGACGACACTCAAGACTAGAG AATTGGTTAAGGCTGCATGGTGGACATGATGAAAATCATCGGCGAACTACATTTTGTCCATCTGGAATCCACCCTGATGGCACTTGCTCATGTGATTCTTCCCTGATGACTGATGAGCCTAGTGCTCGTGTAAGCATATCTCGAATAGTTATGCTTGCTGAGGCTCTATTTGAG GTTTTGCATCGTCAACCTGTTTCACTTTCCCTATCCATGGTATCACCGCCGGCTCCCGAAtctgtagttgattctttccccctcAGAAGTCACAACAGAAAAGCAAATGTAGCTGAGGACGGGGATGCTGTTGAACA GTGTCATATATGTTTGGGTGAATATGAGGAAGGGGACCAAATAAGAATTCTGCCTTGCCAGCATGAGTTTCACATGTCTTGTGTGGATAAATGGCTCAAAGAGATACACGG AGTGTGCCCACTTTGCAGAGGCGATGTTCGTCATGGTGGTGGGGAGTCGTCTGTCTCAAACTCTGAGATTCCATCTCTTTGA
- the LOC107901360 gene encoding uncharacterized protein isoform X1: MGSCSSRQGSNPSWGRLNRRPKRRSRLSSFFICGTSSSHAPLEMEDYPAEILVKSTDHSGPVSNVVQSPLEESALICSMGTRFSSIDSETGIPAESSSAASQNSSVEGGSRDVETSHCRKCLTENTELVASQVDAGYNRGESHKESSTSASTPFIEQQSSDPVSENLSTNVGAVRFENANKGVSEVCPEPSILSPQGLEDSNLHRIPVENESGEVTTVTNSGFASAPHASEPETSHSIGGESIIEVMPSGLGFLLSNRERSQGDGSVLHVDLVSLSSNILSGGTADTSNRESRRNSRRMFSDAFSRRSSRRVNNSQSIFLSTDDNNDPGFDNRWLLDFDGDFFYDGAAGDSGYLSSRIHRLNERRRHSRLENWLRLHGGHDENHRRTTFCPSGIHPDGTCSCDSSLMTDEPSARVSISRIVMLAEALFEVLHRQPVSLSLSMVSPPAPESVVDSFPLRSHNRKANVAEDGDAVEQCHICLGEYEEGDQIRILPCQHEFHMSCVDKWLKEIHGVCPLCRGDVRHGGGESSVSNSEIPSL, encoded by the exons ATGGGGTCGTGTAGCAGCCGACAAGGCTCGAACCCATCATGGGGGAGACTCAACCGCCGACCCAAAAGGCGTTCCAGACTCTCTTCTTTTTTCATCTGCGGTACCTCTTCATCTCATGCTCCTCTTGAG ATGGAAGATTATCCAGCTGAAATTCTGGTGAAGTCGACAGATCACTCTGGTCCAGTTAGCAACGTTGTCCAAAGTCCCTTGGAGGAATCTGCTTTGATATGCAGTATGGGAACAAGATTTAGCAGCATAGATAGTGAAACTGGAATTCCAGCTGAAAGCAGTTCTGCAGCCAGTCAGAATTCCTCTGTTGAAGGTGGTTCTAGAGATGTAGAAACTAGTCATTGCAGGAAATGCTTGACTGAAAATACAGAGTTAGTTGCTTCTCAGGTAGATGCTGGTTATAATCGCGGTGAATCTCATAAGGAGAGTAGTACTTCAGCTAGCACTCCCTTTATAGAACAACAGTCCTCGGATCCTGTCTCAGAAAATCTTTCGACTAATGTGGGTGCAGTCAGATTTGAAAATGCAAACAAGGGTGTGTCTGAGGTCTGTCCTGAGCCAAGTATTTTGTCTCCTCAAGGGCTTGAAGATTCAAATTTGCACAGGATACCTGTTGAGAATGAGTCGGGTGAAGTAACAACAGTAACTAACTCTGGTTTTGCTTCTGCTCCTCATGCCTCAGAACCGGAGACTTCTCACTCCATCGGAGGTGAATCCATTATAGAAGTGATGCCTTCAGGTTTAGGATTTCTCCTATCTAATAGGGAGAGGAGCCAGGGAGATGGAAGTGTTCTTCATGTTGATCTCGTGAGTCTCTCTTCCAATATTTTATCGGGTGGCACCGCTGATACAAGTAATCGTGAATCCAGGAGGAATAGCAGAAGAATGTTTTCGGATGCTTTTTCGAGACGCAGTTCCAGAAGAGTTAATAATTCCCAGTCCATTTTTCTTTCAACAGATGATAATAATGATCCAGGATTTGATAACAGATGGCTCCTTGATTTCGATGGTGATTTCTTTTATGACGGGGCTGCAGGTGATTCTGGTTACCTCAGCAGTAGAATTCATAGATTAAATGAACGAAGACGACACTCAAGACTAGAG AATTGGTTAAGGCTGCATGGTGGACATGATGAAAATCATCGGCGAACTACATTTTGTCCATCTGGAATCCACCCTGATGGCACTTGCTCATGTGATTCTTCCCTGATGACTGATGAGCCTAGTGCTCGTGTAAGCATATCTCGAATAGTTATGCTTGCTGAGGCTCTATTTGAG GTTTTGCATCGTCAACCTGTTTCACTTTCCCTATCCATGGTATCACCGCCGGCTCCCGAAtctgtagttgattctttccccctcAGAAGTCACAACAGAAAAGCAAATGTAGCTGAGGACGGGGATGCTGTTGAACA GTGTCATATATGTTTGGGTGAATATGAGGAAGGGGACCAAATAAGAATTCTGCCTTGCCAGCATGAGTTTCACATGTCTTGTGTGGATAAATGGCTCAAAGAGATACACGG AGTGTGCCCACTTTGCAGAGGCGATGTTCGTCATGGTGGTGGGGAGTCGTCTGTCTCAAACTCTGAGATTCCATCTCTTTGA